The sequence below is a genomic window from Haematobia irritans isolate KBUSLIRL chromosome 3, ASM5000362v1, whole genome shotgun sequence.
tgtatgtaacgccaagaaggaaaagtctgagacccatcgtttagtataccgatcgtcttagaattaaattctgagtcgatttagcgatgtccgtctgtctgtctgtctgtctgtccgtctgtctgtctgttgatgtatttttgtgtgcaaagtacagctcgcagttttagtccgattgtcctaaaatttggtatagggtcctgtttcggctcaaagacgatccctattgattttggaaaaaatcggttcagatttagatatagctgccatatatatttttcaccgatctggtcataattggcgtgtgtatcaaccgatcttcctcaaattccgtacatccgaatattttctgagtctcgaaaaacttgcaaaatatcagccaaatcggttcaaatttagatatagctcccatatatagctttcgcctgatttacactcatttgcccacagaggccaagtttttgctccgatttagttgaaattttgcacagggagtagaattatcattatagctatgcgtgccaaatttgattgaaatcggttcagatttagatatagctcccatatatagctttcgcccgatttacactcaaatgaccacagaggccaattttttgctccgatttagttgaaattttgcacagggagtataattagcattgtagctatgcgtgccaaagttggttgacatcggttcagatttagatatatctcccatatatagctttcgcccgatttacactcatatgaccacagaggccaattttttgctccgatttagttgaaattttgcacagggagtagaattagcattgtagctatgcgtgccaaatttggttgaaatcggttcagatttagatatatctcccatatatagctttcgcccgatttacactcatatgaccacagaggccaatttttaactccgatgtagttgaaattttgccatatAGATTTAAGCATTATCTCACCAGAAATATCTCAATATTTTGAATGGAATATCTGTAATGATATCCACGGAAGCGACCATTACCCGATATTAATCAAATACAATGGGGTTTCCCCTTCATTTCAAAGAAGACCCACAtggaatgttaggaaagctagaTGGGACGAATTTAAATGTCTATTCCCAGTGCATTTAGAAACCTTTTCCGACATAGATGATATGGAAAATTATATTGCTACCACCATTATTCAATCAGCAGAACGAGCTATACCTCTTAGAAAACCAGAACGTAGTAGGAAGGAAGTCCCATGGTGGAATAATACCATAAAGATATTAGTAAAGGAGAGAAGGAGGCTTTTGAaacaatttaaaagaaatgtaacACAGGAGAACCTAGAAAGGTACAAACAGATAAAATATGAACTACGTAAGGAAATAAGAAGAAGTCGCAGGGAATCGTGGTTGCAATTCGTTGAAAGTATAAATCTTCGAACATCATCTACGGATGTATTCAGAAAAATTAAGGCATTAAATGGTTCTTCGAATTACAACCAAAATAACGCTATATATGATCAGGATATTCTAATAACGGATAGAAACCAAATAGCAGATGTAATGGCTAGTAACTTTGAGAATAACTCCTCATCGAGGAATTTCTCGTTGAAATTTAGGAGATACATTGCGAGAAAGGATTTTAAAGTTAACACGGTCAATAATTCAGAGGCATATAATGAGAAATTCTCTCTGATCGAACTAAAATCAGCCTTGCGAAGTTGTAAAGGGTCATCCCCAGGACCGGATAATATTCGCTATGAGATGATAAAGAACTTAGAGGAGGCATCACTGCAATACTTATTAGATTTTTATAACCTCATCTGGACACATCAGGTATTTCCAAGAAATTGGGGAAAATCATTAGTTATACCAATCCTTAAACCTGGAAAGGATAGTACAGATAAGAAtagttatagaccgatttctctcACAAACTGTCTTTGCAAACTATTAGAAAGAATGGTCAACAAAAGATTAGTTTGGTACCtggaaaaaaacaatatattagatGTTAACCAATCTGGGTTTAGGCAAAATAGATGTACTGTTGATAATCTGGCCATTCTACACTCCGATATAATGGAGAACTTTTCATATGGAAAAGATGTTATAGCTATATTTTTTGACATTCGACGAGCTTACGACTCACTGTGGAGAAAACTTGTATTTGAGAAACTAAATGTCTCAGAAATTAAGGGTAACATGGCGGCATTCATTTCAAACTTTTTAAAGGATCGAACATTTTGTTGTTTAATAGGAAACACTTACTCCAATTATTTCAACACAAGGATCCGTCCTGAGTGTGACCCTTTTTCTTCTTGCTATTAATTCAGTCTTCATGAATATAACTAAGGGGGTTAAAGCCCTACTTTATGCCGATGATCTGGTCATCTATTCTTCGGGTAGAAAGATATCCACtatatttaaaagaattcaaaataCCATCAAGAAACTTGAGTCTTGGAGTGACATTACTGGGTTTCAGTTCCACCAGGAAAAGACCGTAGGCATAAAGTTTTCCAGGCGTAGAAAGAGTGGATTTCCAGACGATATACGATTAACCCTTTATGGAGAAGAAATTACATTTGTCGATAGGCACAAATTTTTAGGCGTaacttttgatgaaaaactCACATTCCAACATCACATCCGAAATATAAAAGCTAAGGCAAACGCAAAACTTAACATAATAAAAATGCTAAGATGCTCCAAATTTGGTTCCGATCAGCAGTCACTTCTTAGGATATTAACATGCGTAGTATTGCCAACTATAGACTATGCTTCCATAATATATTCATCCGCCTCGGATTATCATTTAAAAGATCTTAACCCCATACTGAATACAGGAATACGTTTAGCCACAGGAGCTTTTAGAACTAGTCCAGCAGTAAGCCTACAAGTACTGGCGTTCTGCCCTCCATTAGATCTACGGAGACTAAAACAATTGCTGTTATATACTCTTAAAATATTATCTCTGAAAGACcacccatttaataaaatgatggcaaatgaacacaaaatcaaaaaactGACATCCAAACCAAAGAGATATCGACCCCTGTATATGAATGCTCATAATGAATtctctaaaattttacaaaaatattacattggcaaATCTAAAATAGAAATTACAAAAGTATCTGATATGGCTCCATGGTTACTTTCGAATCCATCTGTGAATTTCGAACTAGCTTTTTGCAAAAAGAACGAAATGCTCCCTGTTGAAATTCAACAACGTTTCTGAGAGATAATTAATGACAAATACAAGGGCTACCTGATCTTTTACACAGATGGATCAGTTATGAATGAAAAGTCTGGATTTGCATTTGTAGGAGAGAATCTATCTACCAAAAGGCGCTTATTTAATTTCTCATCCATCTATACGTGTGAGCTTCTTGCAATTAGGGCTTGCATAGAGTCAATTAGTCACAAGTATACGGGACGAAAAATAGTTATAATGTCGGACAGTAGGAGTGCACTGGAAGACATAAGCAACCCTTTTAGTAGGAACAATATAATAAACCAGCTACGCAATCTCATATCTAAATATACACAtaatgaaataaactttatgtgGATTCCAAGCCACGTAAATTTGACAGGAAATGAACTGGCTGATCGGCTAGCAAAAGAGGCACTAATGGATGCTGTGGATCCTACCTTTCACTTTCAACATAACGATTTCAAAAGATATATCAAGAAATACATTATTGACCAGTGGAATGATATATGGACAAATGATAATCAAACAAAACTATTTAAAATCCAAAACCACATCTCTCAAGGTTACAAACAAGCCAGTTTACCAAGAAATGACTTAATCAAATTTAATAGATTAAGAATTGGACATTGTTTATTAACACATAGATATATTATTGAGAAATTACCACCTCCTCAATGTGTATGTGGGCAAACTTTaacaatatttcatatatttaatcaATGTTTGAACTATGAAGACAAAAGGAATCGTTATAAAATCAATGATATTTCGGTACTCGCAAATGAAAATAACTATAagaatataaaacaatttttggtgGATATTGATGTGTATAAGTCGATTTGAAagtaaattcaaaataattttgaaatgtaTATAATTATCTGGATATCTGAactattttaagaaatttatatatagttgCGGGTCTATATAACCTATTTGTGTTGGGCCCttttaaaccataaataaaaaaaaaaatatatctcccatatatagctttcgcccgatttacactcatatgaccacagaggccaatttttaactccgatttagttgaaattttgcacagggagtagaattagcattgtagctatgcgtgccaaatttggttgaaatcggttcagatttagatatatctcccatatatagctttcgcccgatttacactcatatgaccacagagaccaatttttaactccgatttagttgacattttgcacagggagtagaattagcattgtagctatgcgtgccaaatttggttgacatcggttcagatttagatttagctcccatatatatgtttttctgatttcaaccaacattttccttgtaaaatcgccactgcttagtcgaaaagttttaaaaatgactctaattttcctaaacttctaatacatatatatcgagcgataaatcataaataaacttttgagaagtttccttaaaattgcttcagatttaaatgtttcccatattttttttttactaaaattgtgttccaccctagtgcattagccatcttaaatgttgagtctatagattttgtagaagtctatcaaattttgtccaaatcgagtgatatttaaatgtatgtatttgggacaaacctttatatataggccccaacacatttgacggatgtgatatggtatcgaaaatttagatctacaaagtggtgcagggtataatacagtcggccccgcccgactttagactttccttacatgttttatAATACACACGAAATGCACAAAATAAATTAACCGAAAATTCGTATGTTCTATACGGGTTTTGAATtgtaaaaaggtttcatttgaacaGAAAATGGTTCCATTCGaattgaaaaaaagtttcatttcatttgaaaaaggaCTCATTTAATACGAAAATATTCTCATTTGGTTTTGttaaggtttcatttgaagtgaaaatgctagCAAATATTCATCCTCACACACCTACACAGATAAAAGGTCTCAtcaattttgtttgttgttcttttttttcatgAGTGTAAAGCTTAACACGTTGTGATGGCACATATGGTattgttttttgcttttcttACTCGTGAGAAACGGAAATATAAACAAACATGTCAAAAGTGTGCTAGTTGTTCTGACATGCCGGCCCATGGGCAAACACTGCAATACCAAGAGGAGAAAAAAAATGCCACTAAAAATGATTTTCCTTTCTTATGGAACGTTGGAGGATTTTTGGTCATAAACTTTCACAGATGCTAGCGACTttataaaaaaccaaaaagtcATGTCATTTCTACGGAAATCTCATGAGCTTAAAGGCTTAAGCGCTATGTCGGAATATAGGATCTTGTCATATGACCTCCAAGAGTTGTTCAATAGCAACATGGGAACATATATGTCCACAATCCTTATTGTATTGAGACTATGACATTCACGGAATGACAAGGGAGTGCCGTATTATAAGGTAAATTCTAGGTAATGATCTGGAAGAATACCGTTGGGATTTGCCACATTATATTGTAGGTAACTGACGTTCGTTTCTCTTGAAGTGGTAAGAACATAAGTCATGTGCACTTTTATAGCCATCATATGAATGACATTGGACAATAATGTCCAAAGGAATATTGACTTCCATTCGATTTCTATCAAATGATTGTAGGTTAAAAgtgttctatgaattttgtatgccTGACAATAGCGAAGTATTAAATAATCGTTAAAAGagtatgatttttttcaattaaagataGTGTTTGGAGTTTCAAAATGTAAAAGCATTCAATACCCTGAATAcgaattaatttatatagaaacactaGCGTAAAACACtagcggcccgcttcgctgcgccttccgaagcgtatttggaggaatattttgcgttaacttagccaactatatccttcgtgctgaaaacaaattcgaaaagatttttcgtttataggtacaaatacggcggaagagggtgtaccttcttctatatttcttgtgaattttaagtgtggtttgtcaaggaaaggtatccttctcctcaacatatctgaaaattaagcactatattataataacatacaaagaattactgtttcacatccaataaatcggaaaaagcaaaaatgctgctgacatttctgaaggtttaaaagcttctctaagtggtttcactgcaatgtggaacgccgttcggatcggttataaaaaggaggtcctttgtcattgagcttaacatggaatcgggcagcactcagtgataagagagaatttcaccaatgtggtatcacaatggactgaatagtctaagtgagcctgatacatcggtctgccaatcacgaaattaattgatccaattaattttttaattgaaatgtcttcaatcacagaaataatagtctcaattaaaaacaattaaaagacaattaaaaaattaattgatccaattgaaaaattaattgataccattaagttttgtgattgatttttatttcaattaaaaaatttgttgaatcaataaaatttttaattgaatatttttataaagggtgatactatcaaaatttagtcaagggaaaacgcgtgtaaatcggtgaaatcgtttatttaaaaaatcaaatcagcagtttttttggtcttctttaggttccgcttgacaatagcccagtatttctcaattgggcggagctctggcgtgttgggagggttcttgtccttgggaaccacctgcacgttgtaggcggcgtaccactccatggcctttttaccgtaatggcaagatgccaaattcggccaaaacagtacggaacaaccgtgtttcttcaggaaaggcagcagacgtttattcaaacactctttcacgtacatttcttggttgacagtcccgaatgctgcttttcaagccacaggtacagatggcttgccaaaccagatatttctttgcgaactttgacagttttatgtgcttgaaaatatctgccatataaaactcctgtcccggaagctgcttgtagtcggctttgacgtaggtttcgtcgtccattaccacgcagtcaaacttcgtcagcatcgtcgtgtccgggaacgcgctttggccgtcgtattttgtttatcatcacgatttggagtcactaccttcttgtaagtcgatagtccggctcgttttttggctcgatgcacggttgtagacgatacacccagcttatttgcggcatctcggagagagaggttagggtttcgcttgaaactaccggcaactctctttgtcgtctcagcggcttccggttttcgctttccccccgatccagatttcctggctgtcgacaaacgttccccaaacactttaattacatttgtaacggttgatttggcaacttttagcgattttgcccgctttgcgtgcgagtagcttggattttcgcgatgcgcaagcaaaattttgatacgctgcttttcttgcttggacggcattttgacaactgaagagggaattccaaaatcaaaataggagcaacattctacacacacactttcaaaatgagggatgctcaggttttttaaatgcaaaattgaatgaaatacgtcaagtttatattgaccaaattttgaccgtatcaccctttaagtgagcctgatatatcggtctgccaatcaagaaattaattgatccaattaattttttaattgaaatgtctttaatcacagaaataatagtatcaattaaaaacaattgaaagtcaattaaaaaaataattgatactatttagttttgtgattgatttttgtttcaattaaacatttttttgaatcaattaaatttttaattgaatatttttatacccaccaccatagaatggtgttaagtttgtcattccgtgtgtaacacggactatataaagtatatattttcttgatcagggagaaattctaagacgatataagtacgtccgtctgtctgcgtgtctggaatcacgctacagccttcaataatggcgctatcgtcctgaaattttgcacagattcgttttttgtttgcaggcaggtcaagttcgaagatgggatatatcggtccaagttttgatatagtctccatataaaccgacttcccgatttggggtcctgggcttataaaaaccgtaggtttatccaatttgcctgaaattgaacatctggaggtattttaggaccgtaaaaaggtgtgccgaaaatggtgcctatcagtccatgttttggtatagcccccatatagattttgcttcttgagcgtctagaaactgtattttctatccgctttgcctgaaattgaaaacctggaagtatttttggatcttaaagaggtgtgccgaaaatggtccgtatcggtccatgttttggtatagccgccatatagaccgatctcccgatttttattcttgggcttgtataaactgtatttattacccaatttgcctgaaattagaaatctagaggtaatttaggatcataaagaggtgtgccgaaaatggtccgtatcggtcccatatagaccgatctcccgatttttattcttgggcttgtataaactgtatttattacccaatttcctgaaattggaaatctagaggtattttgggaccataaaaaggtgtgccgaaaatggtgcctatcggtccatgttttggtatagcccccatatagattttgcttcttgagcgtctagaaactgtattttctatccgctttgcctgaaattgaaaatctggaagtatttttggatcttaaagaggtgtgccgaaaatggtccgtatcggtccatgttttggtatagccgccatatagaccgatctcccgatttttattcttggacttgtataaactgtatttattacccgatttgcctgaaattcgaaatctagatgtattttaggatcataaagagatgtgccgaaaatggcccgtatcggtccatgttttggtatagccgccatatagaccgacctcccgatttttattcttgggcttgtataaactgtatttattacccaatttgcctgaaattagaaatctagaggtattttgggaccacaaataggtgtgccgaaattgaggtgtatcggtccattttttggtataacccccatatagaccgatctcccgattttacttcttgggcgtctagagactatattttctagccgatttgcttaaaattggaaatctagaggtattttaagatcacaaataggtgtgtcgcaaatggtgcctatcggtccatgttttggtatagcccccatataaaccgatcttccgactttatttcttgggcttccagaatccgtagtttttattcaatttgccggaaattagaaatctagaggtatctggTATAGCACCCGTATAgatctaactcccgaatttatttctaggacttctggaatccggctgacacaaataggtcagccgaatatggtgtgtgtctacCCATGTTttggaccgatctccagatttaacaaaatgtaaatatactggaattttagacccgcAAAAatatgtatcgcatttattttaccggtccgtttgatagtatgaaataacacgaaaattaaaaattttcaaaatactggatttataaaaattttgtcaaaactttatttctatagaaaattttctgaaaattttatttttgcagaacattttgtcaaaattttttttctatagaaaattttttccaaatcttatttctatagaaaattttgtcaaaattgtatttctatcaaataaaatttgtcaaaattttattcgatagaaaattttgttaaattttatccctgtagaaaattttgtcaaaattttattcctgtagaaaatgttatcaaaattttatttctatagcaaattttctcaaaattttatttttatagaaaatttcgtcaaaattttatttctatagaaaatcttggcaacattttatttctatagaaaattttggcaacattttatttctatagaaaattttgtaaaaattttattcgataaaaaattttgttaaatcttaTCCCTGTAGAAAATATAGCAaattgctcaaaattgtatttttatagaaaattttgttaaattttatccctgtaaaaaattttgtcaacattttatttctataggaaattttgttaaaattgtatttatacagaaaaaattttcaaaattttatttctgtagaaaaatttgtcaaaaatttatttctatagaaaattttgtcaaaattttattcctgtagaaaattttgttaacattttagcattgtagaaaattttgtcaaaattttagccctgtaaaaaattttgtcaaaattttagtcctgtagaaaatttcgtcaaaattttatttctatagaaataaaattttgagaaaattttatttctatagaaaattttatttctttagaaaaatttgtcaaaattttatttctatagaacattttttcaaaactttatttctatagaaatttttttttcaaaattttatttctatacaaaattgtgtcaaaattttatttctatagaaaatttggtcaaaactttatttctatagaaaattttttcaaaatttgatttctataaaaaattttgtaa
It includes:
- the LOC142231154 gene encoding uncharacterized protein LOC142231154 translates to MKLHDVSVVTVERFQIEIAISSYTAIELQDEFFVSKQYNRRPTWNVRKARWDEFKCLFPVHLETFSDIDDMENYIATTIIQSAERAIPLRKPERSRKEVPWWNNTIKILVKERRRLLKQFKRNVTQENLERYKQIKYELRKEIRRSRRESWLQFVESINLRTSSTDVFRKIKALNGSSNYNQNNAIYDQDILITDRNQIADVMASNFENNSSSRNFSLKFRRYIARKDFKVNTVNNSEAYNEKFSLIELKSALRSCKGSSPGPDNIRYEMIKNLEEASLQYLLDFYNLIWTHQVFPRNWGKSLVIPILKPGKDSTDKNSYRPISLTNCLCKLLERMVNKRLVWYLEKNNILDVNQSGFRQNRCTVDNLAILHSDIMENFSYGKDVIAIFFDIRRAYDSLWRKLVFEKLNVSEIKVFMNITKGVKALLYADDLVIYSSGRKISTIFKRIQNTIKKLESWSDITGFQFHQEKTVGIKFSRRRKSGFPDDIRLTLYGEEITFVDRHKFLGVTFDEKLTFQHHIRNIKAKANAKLNIIKMLRCSKFGSDQQSLLRILTCVVLPTIDYASIIYSSASDYHLKDLNPILNTGIRLATGAFRTSPAVSLQVLAFCPPLDLRRLKQLLLYTLKILSLKDHPFNKMMANEHKIKKLTSKPKRYRPLYMNAHNEFSKILQKYYIGKSKIEITKVSDMAPWLLSNPSVNFELAFCKKNEMLPVEIQQRF
- the LOC142231155 gene encoding uncharacterized protein LOC142231155 codes for the protein MNEKSGFAFVGENLSTKRRLFNFSSIYTCELLAIRACIESISHKYTGRKIVIMSDSRSALEDISNPFSRNNIINQLRNLISKYTHNEINFMWIPSHVNLTGNELADRLAKEALMDAVDPTFHFQHNDFKRYIKKYIIDQWNDIWTNDNQTKLFKIQNHISQGYKQASLPRNDLIKFNRLRIGHCLLTHRYIIEKLPPPQCVCGQTLTIFHIFNQCLNYEDKRNRYKINDISVLANENNYKNIKQFLVDIDVYKSI